Genomic segment of Myxococcus stipitatus:
CCCTGGACGGTGGTGCGTCCGCCCGCGTTCGAGGGCGAGTACCACCAGCCGCCCGCGCTCCTGGGGCTGCTCGCGAAGCTGCCGCTGCTGGGCGGGCTGCGCCCCATCCACATCGACCAGCTCGCCGCGGTGCTGCTGCGGGTGGCGGAGAAGCGCGCCCCGCTCAACGCGGTGCTCGAAGGCGACAGCCTGTGGAGCGAGGTCGCCGCGACGGGCGTGTGAGCGCGCCCCAAAGACAGACATGCGCTCCGCTCAGCGCCAGGAGTCGTTGGCGCGGCGGATGCGGTCGAAGTCGAAGTTCGTCGAGGGGTCCTGCTTCCGGTCACTGACGTCCTTGTGGCCGACCAGGTTCTCGCTGGGGATGCTGTAGCGCTTGGACAGATACGGGACGAGCTGCTCGAGCGCCTTGTATTGCGCCTCCGTGTAGCCGTCCTTCCCGTCTCCCTCGTTGACGATTTCAATGCCAATCGAGCGGTCATTCACGTCGCCCGGCTTGCCAGGCAGGGAGCCCTCCCCCGCGTGCCATGCGCGCTTCTCGTCGGCGACGAGCTGGTAGATGGTGCCGTCCTTGCCGATGAGGTAGTGCGAGCTGACGTCGCCGCGCCCGGTGAGGTCCTTGTACTTGTCCTTGAGCCAGCCCATGAAGGACTCGGGCTTGCCTGTCAGCGTCTCCAGGCTGCTCTGGTCGGACGGGTCCGCGGTGTGGTGCAGGACGATGGAGTCGATGCTCTGGACTCCGTTGGGTCTGTCATTGAAGTTCTCGGAGGGGCGGACGACCATCGCCGGCGTCGGGTTGGTGGGGTCCGTCGACAGGGGCGTCAGCGGCGCGGGCGTCGGCTTCACCGGAGGCGGCGTCGGCGACTTGCCCGGGCTGGGCGACGGCGTCAGCTGGGCGACGGAGGGCTCGAACGTGTCGGGCCGCGGCGTCATCCCGGGCGTCGGCTTGGGCTGGGGCCGCGGCTCCTCGGACGAGAGGGGACGCACCACCGTGTTCTGCGAGGACCGCTGAAGGGGAGCGACCATGGCGCATCTCCAGGGCAGGCGGACGACTTGCTGGGTTATCGCTCCCCGCTTGGCGTGAGTTGCGCCGCCACCGAAAAGTGAGCCACCCGACAGCGGGCCCGCGAGAAGACCGTGCCCGAAAAGCGCGGTGGACAGGGGCGACATACATCTGGGGCCCCGGAGGCACGCCATGAACCGACCTCTCCTCGCAGCCGTGCTCGTGCTGTCGCTCGCGGCCTGTTCCGAGGACCCCGAGCCCCCTCACGTCCCGCCCGACGGCGGCGCGGATGCGGGCACGGATGCTGGCGTCGACGGAGGCATCGATGCGGGCCCGGACGATGGCGGCTCGACGAGCTCGGGCGGTGCGGGGAAGCTGCCGTGTGACGGCACGGGGACGGTGACGTCGAACGGCCAGACGTATGCGTACTGCGTGGCGCGGGTGGCGGGAGTGGAGCTGAAGATTGTCGAGCCGCGCGGGGGCATCGTGCCGCGACCGGTGCGGCTGGCCATCTACCTGCACGGGGACGGGGCGCGGGCACACACGCGGGACGATGCTCCGCGCGCCCAGGCCCCGTGGGCCTACGTGAGCGAGACGCTCTACGTGTCGGCGCTGGCGCCCAACCGGTGCTCCTGGTGGACCCGGCCCTCGCTCACGACGTGCACGGGGACACCGACGGAGACGGACCGGGATGTGTCGGGCGAGAACGCGAGCGCGCTGGCGGACGTC
This window contains:
- a CDS encoding N-acetylmuramoyl-L-alanine amidase, with the protein product MVAPLQRSSQNTVVRPLSSEEPRPQPKPTPGMTPRPDTFEPSVAQLTPSPSPGKSPTPPPVKPTPAPLTPLSTDPTNPTPAMVVRPSENFNDRPNGVQSIDSIVLHHTADPSDQSSLETLTGKPESFMGWLKDKYKDLTGRGDVSSHYLIGKDGTIYQLVADEKRAWHAGEGSLPGKPGDVNDRSIGIEIVNEGDGKDGYTEAQYKALEQLVPYLSKRYSIPSENLVGHKDVSDRKQDPSTNFDFDRIRRANDSWR